In Microbacterium galbinum, a single window of DNA contains:
- a CDS encoding ABC transporter ATP-binding protein → MIEFRNVTKQFPDGTVAVNDFSLVLPSRKTTVFVGSSGCGKTTLLRMINRMVEPTSGDVEIDGESVLGGDPVQLRRRIGYVMQNSGLMPHFTVIDNVSTVLRLNGVKKSEAYARSRELLDTVGLDQKLAERYPSQLSGGQQQRVGVARGLAADPNILLMDEPFGAVDPIVRADLQQETLRLQHELDKTVVFVTHDIDEAFLLGDQVVILDKGARVVQVGSPSEIIENPADDFVASFIGADRGRRALHLKQTPQGTVVVDSEGRTQGALVAETEHVDGPLAGPDAAALGAVRGGQP, encoded by the coding sequence ATGATCGAATTCCGCAACGTCACCAAGCAGTTCCCCGACGGCACCGTGGCCGTGAACGACTTCAGCCTGGTGCTGCCGTCGCGCAAGACGACGGTGTTCGTGGGCTCGTCGGGCTGCGGCAAGACGACGCTGCTGCGCATGATCAACCGCATGGTCGAGCCGACCTCGGGCGACGTCGAGATCGACGGCGAGAGCGTGCTCGGCGGCGACCCGGTGCAGCTGCGCCGTCGCATCGGCTACGTCATGCAGAACTCGGGACTGATGCCCCACTTCACGGTCATCGACAACGTCTCGACCGTGCTGCGTCTGAACGGCGTGAAGAAGTCCGAGGCGTACGCGCGCTCCCGTGAGCTGCTCGACACGGTCGGTCTCGACCAGAAGCTCGCCGAGCGCTACCCCAGCCAGCTCTCGGGCGGTCAGCAGCAGCGCGTGGGTGTGGCCCGCGGTCTCGCCGCCGACCCGAACATCCTGCTCATGGACGAACCGTTCGGCGCCGTCGACCCGATCGTGCGCGCCGATCTGCAGCAGGAGACCCTGCGGCTGCAGCACGAGCTCGACAAGACGGTCGTGTTCGTCACGCACGACATCGACGAGGCGTTCCTGCTCGGCGACCAGGTCGTCATCCTCGACAAGGGCGCGCGAGTGGTGCAGGTGGGCTCGCCGAGCGAGATCATCGAGAACCCGGCCGACGACTTCGTCGCCTCGTTCATCGGCGCGGACCGCGGGCGCCGCGCGCTGCACCTCAAGCAGACGCCGCAGGGCACCGTGGTCGTCGACTCCGAGGGGCGCACCCAGGGGGCGCTCGTCGCTGAGACCGAGCACGTCGACGGTCCGCTGGCGGGGCCGGATGCCGCTGCCCTCGGCGCCGTGCGGGGCGGTCAGCCGTGA